The following proteins are encoded in a genomic region of Inquilinus sp. KBS0705:
- a CDS encoding 50S ribosomal protein L25/general stress protein Ctc — protein MKSIAISGSPRENVGKRDAKELRYQGLVPAVLYGGPTQTHFAVSAADLRAVVYTPVVHFIDIEVAGVKSQAIIKDMQFHPLTEQIIHVDFLLLDEKKPITIEIPVKLTGTSPGVKVGGKLVQKLRKLRVKALPKDHLDNIEVSISELEVGKSVRVADIKVANLTITNAQEDTIVSVTTSRALRQAEQEAAKK, from the coding sequence ATGAAATCAATTGCTATTAGCGGTTCTCCAAGAGAGAACGTAGGGAAAAGAGACGCTAAAGAACTGCGTTACCAGGGCTTAGTGCCTGCAGTACTTTACGGTGGGCCAACCCAAACCCACTTTGCAGTGTCCGCAGCTGATTTGAGAGCCGTAGTTTACACTCCGGTTGTTCATTTCATCGACATTGAAGTAGCTGGAGTTAAATCACAAGCTATTATTAAGGATATGCAGTTCCACCCATTAACGGAACAAATTATTCACGTAGACTTCTTGTTGTTAGACGAGAAAAAACCTATCACTATCGAGATCCCTGTAAAATTAACAGGTACTTCTCCGGGTGTTAAAGTGGGTGGTAAATTAGTGCAAAAATTACGTAAACTACGTGTTAAAGCATTACCTAAAGATCATTTAGATAACATCGAAGTAAGCATTAGCGAATTAGAAGTAGGTAAATCTGTACGTGTTGCTGATATTAAAGTTGCAAACTTAACTATCACCAATGCACAAGAAGATACTATCGTATCTGTAACTACTTCACGTGCGTTACGCCAGGCAGAACAAGAAGCTGCTAAAAAATAA
- a CDS encoding Spx/MgsR family RNA polymerase-binding regulatory protein — protein MKVYGITNCNTVKKALDWLKANNVAYEFQDFKKLGVSADKLNEWDAKAGYEKFMNKQGLTYKQLDPAVREGIKTKEDALQLLQQKTSMIKRPVIEKDGFLFFGFDEAVYQKHLL, from the coding sequence ATGAAAGTTTACGGCATAACTAACTGCAACACCGTTAAAAAGGCTTTAGATTGGTTAAAGGCAAATAACGTAGCTTATGAGTTTCAGGATTTTAAAAAGCTGGGTGTAAGCGCCGATAAGCTAAACGAATGGGATGCCAAAGCAGGTTACGAAAAGTTTATGAATAAGCAAGGCCTTACTTATAAACAGCTTGACCCGGCCGTGAGAGAGGGTATTAAAACCAAAGAAGATGCCTTGCAGCTTTTGCAGCAAAAAACCAGTATGATAAAACGCCCGGTGATAGAAAAAGACGGGTTTTTATTTTTTGGCTTTGACGAAGCTGTTTATCAAAAGCATCTTTTATAA
- a CDS encoding ribose-phosphate pyrophosphokinase, whose amino-acid sequence MPLQFNTVKLFAGSGSTELAKNIASSYGKELGDMAVSRFSDGEFQPHFNESIRGCDVFLIQSTHQPTDNLMELLMMIDAARRASAHYITAVIPYFGLARQDRKDKPRVAIGSKLVANLLVAAGIHRIMTMDLHAAQIQAFFDVPVDHLDASIIFVPYIKSLGLQALTIASPDMGGSYRARSFAKYFNAEVVICDKRRKRANEIESMTLIGDVTDQDIVLIDDICDTAGTLAKAASLIMERGARSVRAVCTHPVLSGKAYETIENSALTELIVTDTIPLKHTSPKIRVLSTADLFAKAIMNVNEHGSISQLFKVD is encoded by the coding sequence ATGCCATTACAGTTTAATACAGTTAAGCTATTTGCAGGTTCCGGTTCAACAGAGCTGGCCAAAAACATTGCTTCATCTTATGGTAAAGAGCTTGGCGATATGGCAGTATCTCGTTTTAGCGATGGCGAATTTCAGCCACACTTTAATGAATCTATCCGCGGTTGTGATGTGTTTCTTATTCAATCTACCCACCAACCAACTGACAATTTAATGGAGTTATTAATGATGATTGATGCCGCCCGCCGCGCATCTGCTCATTACATTACTGCCGTTATCCCATATTTTGGTTTGGCAAGGCAAGACAGGAAGGATAAGCCACGTGTAGCCATCGGCTCAAAGCTGGTAGCTAACTTACTGGTTGCGGCAGGTATTCACCGTATCATGACGATGGATTTGCATGCGGCCCAAATACAAGCGTTTTTTGATGTACCTGTAGATCACCTGGATGCATCTATCATATTTGTGCCTTATATAAAAAGTTTAGGTTTACAAGCGCTAACCATTGCATCGCCTGATATGGGCGGTTCGTACAGGGCGCGTAGCTTTGCCAAATATTTTAATGCCGAAGTGGTAATATGCGATAAACGCCGCAAACGCGCCAACGAAATAGAATCGATGACGCTGATAGGTGATGTTACCGACCAGGATATTGTATTAATAGACGACATTTGTGACACGGCAGGTACGCTTGCAAAGGCAGCCAGCTTAATTATGGAGCGTGGCGCACGTAGCGTACGCGCGGTATGTACACACCCGGTGTTATCTGGTAAGGCTTACGAAACTATCGAAAATTCGGCTTTAACCGAGTTGATAGTAACCGATACTATACCATTAAAACACACCAGCCCCAAAATAAGGGTATTATCAACAGCCGATTTGTTTGCAAAAGCAATTATGAATGTGAACGAACACGGATCGATAAGCCAGCTATTTAAGGTAGATTAA
- a CDS encoding aminoacyl-tRNA hydrolase: MKYLIVGLGNIGPEYADTRHNIGFMVLDELAKQEGAKFYNMRHAYYTEINYKSRTLYLIKPTTYMNLSGKALNHWMKELKIPVQNVLVVVDDLALPLGTLRLKPKGSAAGHNGLKHIEATLGNSDYARLRFGISDNYPKGRQVDYVLSGFDDDEKPELPALIDRSIEMIKSFATIGTELTMTKFNK, encoded by the coding sequence ATGAAATATTTAATTGTTGGTTTAGGAAATATAGGGCCCGAGTATGCCGATACAAGGCATAACATAGGTTTTATGGTTTTAGATGAATTGGCTAAGCAGGAGGGTGCAAAATTTTATAATATGCGCCATGCCTATTATACCGAGATAAATTACAAAAGCCGCACGCTATACTTAATTAAACCAACTACTTACATGAATCTTAGCGGTAAAGCCCTAAACCACTGGATGAAAGAATTAAAAATACCTGTGCAAAATGTACTGGTAGTAGTAGATGACCTTGCTTTGCCATTAGGCACCCTGCGCCTAAAACCCAAAGGCAGCGCTGCGGGGCACAACGGGCTAAAGCATATTGAAGCCACTTTAGGTAACAGCGACTATGCCCGCTTACGTTTTGGCATTAGCGATAATTACCCCAAAGGCCGCCAGGTAGATTATGTACTAAGCGGTTTTGACGATGACGAAAAACCCGAACTGCCTGCATTGATAGACCGAAGTATAGAGATGATAAAAAGCTTTGCTACCATAGGTACCGAACTAACCATGACCAAGTTTAATAAATAA